The following DNA comes from Rubidibacter lacunae KORDI 51-2.
GGCGTCGGGTTCGGGTGCGATCGCCTCTACTGGCGGTGACGCATGCGGGGCAGTTGTCTCGGGTTGTTGGGGCGAGCGGCACCCCCACGCCACAACCAGGACCAAACATATTCCGATTGCGAGTCTCCGTCCAAAACGCTTCCAGTTCATAGACCAACACTTGCAAGTTGCTATCGAGCCCATTCCTATCGAGCCCATTCATTGTCAATCACGCTGCAGTCATTTGACCTGCAGCGCTTCCCCTGGAAAAAAGCAGGCAACCGTCCCAATAGTCTGGGGATAGTCTGGTGCGACCTCAGTGTTGAAGAGCGAACAGAGATTTAGAGTTTGTTGAGGATCTTGGCAACAATTTGCATGCCTGAGACTGCCTGCCAACCGAAGATACCGAGCATCGCTAGGTTTAGAGCAATGTGGGTGTTGCGGGCCCATTCATGTCCTTGCTGCATGAGCGGCGTCAGGGCTGCGGCAATTGTCAGCATGCCTACCATACCCAAACCGGCAAGCAGATGCGGACCGAGGAATAAGCGGCCGTTGTTGATATACGTCACCGCCATCCCGCCGAGACACCCTAGCGTAACTAACGCTAGCAGCGCCGATCCGATCTGGTGATGCTTGTCGCGCGACTTCCGCTCGATCAGCAATTGCTTGCGGAGAGCCTTGTCATCCGTCGTCCGTCCCCGCCGCGCCTGCCAGCCGAGATAGAGCGCGTAACCAGCTCCTGCTAGCAGCACCCACATAAAAATTGGGTGGAATGCCTGCGACCAAACCTTTACCGAATCGGGAATTTCGATGCCCATGACTGCCAGTCCTTGCAAAACTCGCTCTCAAAACCGGACTCTTCAAGCGCGCGCAATTCGCGCTCGGAAATCCTTTGGCTTATTTTAAGCTTTGTAACAAGCATTGCATAGGCGTTTGCTGGATGTGACTAAGAGAAGTTTGGGATAGGTCAGGATCTCCTGCAAAGTCCGGGCTCGGTCCCTCAATCCAGCTAGGTGTGGTGATGTGCTTCCCCATCGGCTGGCTGCCTGACCCAGTTGCAATCGCTGATGACCGATCGCATCATCACTGGCGTCTCTTCTCAAACCTTGCCACACTTGTTCTGTCAGCGGAGCCACCGTCCCGCTTTTTGTCTCAGGATTCCATCCGCTCGTTCCAAACGCTGCGGGTTCTCATTCCCGACTAGGTGCTGCTGAACTGGCCTCAACACTCGCCCGTACCGACCCCACTCATCGGTACATCAGCAGACACAATCGGTCTCACCCCTGTTCGGCACCAGCTCTGCCGGCAACGGCTCGTTGTGCTTGCCGACCGGCCCATCTAACATCAGCCCGCGTTCTTGGGCAAAAGTGACTCCAACCCAGCGGTCGCCACAATCAATGTCTTGAAGGCTGTAATGATTCTGCATTTTTTGATCGAGGACCAAATTTTTTCGGCACCCACAGGTTCGCACGCTACGTTCCAAATTAGCTGGTGATGTATGAGTGCGCTTTATTGCCTCAAGCGGGCTGGCTGAAGTGGCTGATGCCCTGCAAATGCTGACCTCAGCGTGAGTTTGCAGGATGTGTTCTCCTGCTGCGGCATTACTTGGTATCGGAAGTAGAGGGTGCCGAATGTGTCGACAAAAGCAGGTTTGCATCAATGGCATTTGAAGCGACGGCTATCTTAGCTGATGCCACCTTGTTTGTGAGTCTTGAGACGATCGCTGAGGAGGCAGTGGATTGAAACGAGTCTTGACCGACGCCGAAATTTCCTCTGACAGATCCAACTCTGCTTTGGTTAACAACCCGCAAACCTTTTACGAGTGTGATAGCCAAGATTATTGTTCGAGGTATGTATAATTACGCAATCCACGTTCGTACGTACGGAGCAGGCGCTGGGCGTCGGGTAGTGCGATTTGCTGGCTCGCGATCGCGCACTCGGTTCGCCGGCGCAACGCCTCGACTAAGTCTTCGGCATCGTAATGAACGCGCGCGAGTATCTCGGTCGCCGTATCGCCGCGGATTAGGTGCTCGATTTGATAGCCGTCTGGGCGGACACGTACGTGGGCAACGTTCGCATCGCCGAACAAATTGTGCGCGCTCCCTAAAATCTCTTGATATGCGCCGACTAGAAACACGCCCAGGTAGTAGGGCTCGCCCGCAACCGGCGGGTGTAGCTCGAGAAAGGGTTTGCTATGGCCGCTTGTGCTCGGAAAGCGATCCAGCCGTCCGTCGCTGTCGCAGGTCAGATCCGCGAGGGTGGCGCGCTCGGACGGTTCGGTATCGAGGCGGTGAATTGGCAGTATCGGGAATAGTTGCTGTAGCGCCCAGCTATCGGGCAACGAGCGAAATACCGATAGATTGACGTAATACGTTGCTGCCAAAGTCGCTTCCAAATGGCTGAGGTCGTCGGGCACGCTCGGTAGGGTGCGCAGGCAATCGCGGATCTGGCGGCAGCACGCCCAATACAAACGCTCGACCCGGGCGCGATCGCGCAAGCTCAGGTACCCGAAGTCGAACAAGCTCGCAGCTTCGTCCTTAAATTGGACGGCGTCGTGATAGGACTCCTGCAGGTTGTCCGGCGCGATCGCGGCATAGGTGTCGCGCAGCTCTCGTACGAGTGCGTGTTCGGACTCTGCAGGGGAACTGTCCGAAGAGCTACTGTCCGAGCGCGACAATGCGATCTCTGCACTGGGTTGCAACTCGGGTGGGGTGTTGATGCCGAGCACGTTCGCAATCAATACTGCGTGATGCGCGGCGATCGCCCGACCGCTTTCGCTGATCAGGGTTGGCAAGGCAACCCCTGCGCGATCGCAGGCTTCTTTCACTTCTGCTGCGATGTCGTTGGCGTAGTTTTGCAGGCTGTAATTCTTTGAGGCATCGCTGTGAGTTTTGGAGCCGTCATAGTCCACAGCCAAACCGCCGCCCACGTCCAAGTAATGTAAATTTGCCCCGAGCTGCACCAGTGCTACATAAAGCTGGGCGGCTTCGCGGATTGCGGCTTTGATCGTCCCGATCGCGGCAATTTGCGAGCCGATGTGGAAGTGCAAGAGCTGCAGGCACTGTAACTGTCCGCTCGCGCGTAACTGCTCTACGGCTGCTAACAGTTGCGGCGCGCTCAGCCCGAACTTGGCGCGATCGCCTGTCGAAGCGCTCCAGCGTCCGCTGCCTGCTGCGCTCAGCTTGGCCCGCACGCCCAGTAGGGGCTCCAGATTGAACTCGTGACTTAACTCGAGTGCGATCGCGAGTTCCTCCAACTGCTCGACCACCACCACCGGCGTTTGCCCCAACCGCGATGCCAGCAACGCCATCGCAATGTAATCGCGGTCTTTGTAACCGTTGCATATCAAGAGCCCATCTGTGCCAGAGGGATCCCCATGTGCTTCCAGCACTGCCAGCGCCAGCGCCAGCTCGGGCTTCGAGCCCGCTTCTAACCCCAAGCAATAGGGCCGGCCAGCTGCCACGATCGCCTCAACTAAGTGGCGTTGCTGGTTGCACTTGAGCGGATACACGCCCCGATAGCTGCCGTCATAGCCATAGCGCGCGATCGCGCGTTCGAAGCAGGAGTAAAGCTGCCCGATTCGATCGGCCAGAATATCCGGGAAGCGGAGTAATAGGGGTAACTCAACGTCTCGCTGGCGCAGAGATGTCACCAAATCGTATAAATCCAGCGAGGCACCGCCCCCGCCTTGAGGCGACACTAGCACGTGCCCGCCAGCATCTGCTGAAAAATATGGCGCGCCCCAAGCAGGCAACCCGTAAAGCTCCTCGCTATCGGCTGACGTCCACGCGACGCGCTTGCGATCGGCTGGAAGCGCTGGCACTGAAGTTCCTCCTAATAAATGCAACTGGTCGAGATCGATGCCGAGACAGTCGACCGACTATTCCAAACTCCTCGCCAGCCCTGCAGCCATACGGACGTACTCCCCCTAGCTGCAAGCACAGAGGGTGCGCGTGGAAACACTGTCGACTGGGGATGCGGCAATCAGCAAACAGAGTTCTCCATCGCCGCTTGACAATGGCTGCTGTCTAGCCGATGTTACCGAATGCATTGCCAGCCCCTTGAAACAACAGCCACGACAAAAAGAAGTTGGTCACGAAGATTGCCAGCAGCGACGTCACCACCGCGGTGGTCGTTGACTGCCCGACTCCCTTGGCTCCTCCGGTAGTTGTCAAACCCCAACTACAACCGATTGTGGCAATGAGTGCCCCAAATACCACCGACTTGATCGCTGCACTAGCTAGGTCCCAGGAATCGAGAAATTCCCGGGCCGAATTCAGAAATACTTGTTGCGGCAAGTCGTACACGGTGGTTGCGATTAACAACCCGCCTGCCATACCTGTCAGCAATGCCAGAATTGTCAGTAGTGGCAGCATCAAGCAACAAGCGATCAAGCGCGGCAACACTAGGAAATCGATCGGATCGGTGCGCAGAATGTACAATGCGTCGATTTGCTCGGTCACTTGCATCGTCCCGATTTCCGCGGCAAAGGCCGACCCCACGCGTCCAGCCAGCACTACTGCCGTCAGCACTGGGGACAGCTCTCGTGCAATCGCGATCGCCAATACGCCGCCTACTGCCGAACTGGCACCAAAGTTGATAAACTCCCGCGCGACCTGAATCGTAAACACCATCCCGACAAATGCTGCAGTCAGCATTGTAATCCCGATCGAATCCGGGCCCACCACCGCCATCTGCTCGAGCGTGTTCCGTCGGTGAATATTTCCCGGTCGAAGGTGAAAGAGGAGCTGGCCGCCCAGAAACAGCGCTGCCAGTGCTCGCTCAGCCCAACGTCCAAATCCCGCAGCTGCTGCCATTGTCGGTCTAGCTCGCCTCGCCTGGATCGACGCGGAACCGTTCCACCGAAGCCAGCAGGTCGCCCGCCAGACTTACTAGGTTCTGAAGCGCACCAGACACCTGCTGTGACTCCTGAGATGTTCCTTGGGCAGTCATTTCAACGGACTGCATGACCTGTGCTACTGAGCGGGAGGTTTCTGTTTGCTCGACCGTGTCGGCCGTAATCGAGCGCACCAGAGTGTCGATGCGCTTGGAGACCTGAATAATGTCTTCCAGAGACTGCTTCGCCTGTTCGGCGCGATTCGTTCCTTCGATTACTTGTTGAGTGCCTTCTTCCATCGCCACCATGACCGAACTCGTCTCACTTTGAATCTGCAATACGATTTTTTCGATCTCCCGCAATGACTTTGCAGAGCGGTCTGCTAGCTGGCGCACCTCGTCTGCAATCACGGCAAATCCACGTCCCGCTTCGCCAGCGCGTGCCGCCTCAATGGATGCGTTCAATGCCAGGTTGTTGGTTCGAGAGGCAATCTGAGAAATTGCCGAGACGATCTTGGAAATCTCTTGGGATGATTCGGCAAGACGTTTTACTTTGCGTGCCGTTTGCGCCACCGTCTCGCGAATCTGCAAAATGCCAGCCACCGCACTGTCTACAGCTTCGCCCCCCCGCAGTGCCGTTTCCGATGCCTGCTGCGCCACGTCCTCTGCTTCCTGAGCGTTTTCAGCCACGCGTTGAATCGAGTCGGTCATCATCTGCACCGAATTTAACGTGACCGCTAGTTCCTCTGCCTGCCGCAGCGCGTCCTCCGATAAGCTGTGCGCGAAGGATTCGCTCTCGGCAGAACACTTGTTAACCTGCCGCGCAGCCTCTTTCACCTGCTGCACGATGGTTCTTAGGTTGCGAATCGTTAAGTTGAAGGCATCGGCAACTGCACCCAACACATCTGCACTAACTTCGGCCTGTACGGTCAAGTCGCCACGAGCTGCGCCTTCTACGTCGTCCAGCAGGCGGATCACCTGGCGCTGCAAGTCCTCTTTAGCTTGCTCTTGCTCTTGAGCTTTGCGCTGCGCTTCGTTGGTGACAGTCGCGATCGCGCGCGTCATCTGGTTGAAACCCGCCGATAGCTGCCCGAGCTCGTCGCCTGAGTAAACAGTTGCTTTCGCGTTTAAATTCCCTTGCTGTACGGCATAGAATTGTGCTTGCAAGTCAGCAGTCGCACGCTTGGTGTGGCGCGCAACTGCGCCGCCAATAAGCCAGACCGTCCCGAAGCTAGTAATACCCGCGATCGCGCCCATGGCTGCCGAGATCTTGAAACGAGCCGGGGGGGACGAACTGCCCCCGCCCGAAATTGGCAGTAACGTTCCGGCCAGGAGCACAGCCCCGGCTGCCACGATCCCGGCCGCTCCAGCCACATACAACTGCTTGCGCCCGAGCGGTGCGTCGTGTAGGGCGGCCAGTATCCCGCGTGACCGGACTGTCGGCTCTTCAGAACCCGACAAAAATTCTGCCGATGTATCGGCTGTCCACCCCGACGTTGAAGTTGCTTTGGAAGCTGGGGGAGACGGCACTTGCGTCCCGCTCGACATGGTGCCCAAGTCGTCCACTTCGTTATCCGCTGTGGCGAAGCTGCGACTTTCGAGCTCGTTCATATCTAGCTGGGGCAACCTGAAGTCCGCTAGGTCTTGAGCTGCTGCCGATTCCGACCACGTCGTTTGCTCGACATCGACTGACTGAAATCCATTCTCGACAGCGTCATGAGTTCCAGTCAGGTTTGCGTCGGACAGCTCGACAGATGCTTCAAAAGCATCGCCAGCCCCTTCACCCGGCATCATCAGCAGCGTGGCTGCATCGCTAAGCTCGCTGTCTGCTTCCCCTTCACCATCGTCTTCGCGAGCAAAACCGGTGACTTCGCCCGTCGTATTCTCTCCCGTATCAAACGGTATCCCGGTGGGTTGGGAATCTTCTTCCGTAGGAACGACAAACCCTTGTTCGCTGGTACTGGTTTGTTGATTTGCTTCGTTGCTATCAAGGACAAACGGATCCTCGACACTCCAGTCGCTCGGCAACTTTTCGCTGGCAGCTGCCATTCCGTCCTCCGACAGAGTCGTTGCAAACGGATCGAGCGCATCTGCCGCCGGTAAAGTAACTTCGCTACCCTCGTCCCACTCTTCCAAACTGCTGAGGCTGCCGCTCAACGGCCCTGAAAATGGCTGCGATGCGAGGTCGCCTCTGTCGGGCGACGGCGGCGAGAGTTCGGTGACGTTATCCGAGTGTTGCCCTTGCTGCTCCTGCCAGCGTTGAGCGTCCTCGATACCCTTACGGGCATAACCGAGAAAGTCCTCCTCAGCCGTTACGCTCAGAACTCGCTCGTACTCGGCACGGGCGCGGTCGTATTGTTCGAAGCAGCAATAAATGTGTCCCCGCAGCAGCAGAATACTCGGGTCGGTCGGCGACTTCTGAATTAGGCGATCGGCAATATCTGCTGCCTCTTTATAGCGACCCTGAATATAGGCGCGCTCGGCGCGTTGGTATTCCTGCTCGTACTGCGTACTTAGTGCCATTTGCCTTCTCTACCGCTGTTTCCTGCTGCTACTGGGGGATTGATTCCCGTTGCCATGAGACGCAACCGCGCGACTTGCGGTTGCCAGCGCGTCTAAGCAGCCCAACGCGCCGAGCGAAGAATTGCTGCCGCATCGAGCAAGCGCAAGCAAGGCCCTGATTGGGCATCGAGGTCCCACTCGCCGCTAACGAACGATGTCATGCTATCGGGAACGGAACTCGACATGCGTAGCCGGTTGGTGTCCAACCAGTCCATGCCGATGATGTCCTCAACAGCCAGCCCAATTGTCGTCTCCTGCTCCTCAATGGCGATTACGGGAATTTCAGACCGCTCGGTCGTTAGTGCCGTTGTTTCGCCCAGGAACTGCCCGAGATCGGCAACCCAAATAACTTGCCCGCGAAGGTTCATCGTACCGAGCAGTAAATATGAAGCATTGGGAATTGCTGTAATCAGCCCGGGCGACTGAGAAACCACTTCGCGGATCCCAGTTGCCGACAGTGCAAACTCCTTACCCGAGGGAATGCAGAACCGCAAATAAAGCTCACCCTCAGGGGCAAGCCGCTGCTCGAAATCCTCAACAGCAGCGTTGCTAGGAACTAGGTTGCCGAGAAGTGGTTGGTCGGCCGTCATGGCTACTCCCTCCCGCGCAAAAGCTGTTTGACCGTGCCGATTAGTTCTGCTGGCTCGAAGGGTTTGGAAATATAGGCATCAGCACCCTGCTTGATACCCCAGTAGCGATCGAATTCTTCGCCCTTGGAAGAACACATCACAACGGGAACGCCCTGAGTCTCGGGGTCGGTTTTAATCTGACGGCAGACCTCGTACCCGTTCATCCGCGGCATAACAATATCTAAGACAACAATATCGGGGCGACTCTCCTGAATACGTTCGAGTGCTTCAACACCGTCGCTAACGCTTTCTACGGCTGTTTGCAACTCGCTGTCCTTAAGAATGTCCGAGATCATCTGCCGCTGCGTTAGGCTATCCTCTACCACCAAGACGGTGCTCATGTCTCTCTTCCCTGATAGGTTCCTACCGCTCCAAACCGGTTTAGGGCAATCAATAACTTAGAATGCCCAAACTTTAACTTAGAATGCCCAAACTTTTGCCCTTCAGTATCCCCCAAGACCCGCTGACTTGCTTGCCCGGAGTCGGGCCGATAAATCTCCTCGCCTTAGATGCTTAGCAAGCAGTGCGGCAGGTTCGCTTTCGTCAAAGGGTTGGAACAATAATTCAGTTGCTCCAGCAAGCTGTGCTCGCATGCAATCGAAATAGTTGCTGTCGATAGGTAGGATTATCGCGATCGGAGCGTGGCGATAATTCGCAGTTGCTCGCAACATCGCACAATACTCATCGCCTGCCAGCATGGGTAGCGATAGCGCGCAAAAGATAAAGTCTGGACGAAGCTCGAAAGTAAGATCCAGAACCCGGCGCATGTCGTTAACAGCCACCGTGTTGCAATCGTACTGATTCAAACTATACTCCACGCGCTGGCAGTTCGTCACGTCACTATCTATACAAATAACCTGGGGTTTGTGCGGTTCTTTTGGTGGGGTAGCGCTTGGCGTTCCATCGACACGCGATAGTTGGACCCAACCGCACTCGACGTAGGGGTAAATTGCCTTGGCCGTTGACAACAAGTCACGGTTGAGCAGGCGAGCTATGCGCCTTAGGGAGAGGTTGCCATTACAAGCACGAGCAAGGCTACGGAACGCTCGCTCGCTCAAGGCGGATTGCAAAGAGCAGCGATCGACAACAGTTGGGCGCTGCTCGGGCGACTGCACGTGCGGGTGCAATAGCTTCCATTGCTGCAATTGAAGGACGGCCAGCGGTGCAACTTCGCTAGGGGCAAGGGCAACGAGTTGAGGTTCGAGAGCTGGTCCGGACTGGAACCAGAACCGACCCTGCTGGAGGCTCATTAGATCGAATAAGGTCTCCACAACAAGGTTCTCAAGTACAAAGCGTCCTTGAGCGGGAGATAACAAGCGGTGTTCGAGCAGCTGCCACAGATAAGTATGTTCGAGGGGACGGGCGCAATCGCTAAGAGAATAACCCGCGTCGAGAGCACTAGCGGCACCTTTGTAGCGCCGCAGTGAATCGCGCAGTCGCAGAAGTGGATCGCTGTGGAGCTCGGTTGCAAAAACAATCCGACCCTGAGCGAGTTCCACCGACCAGAATCGCAAGGATAAGCACTCGCTACCCGATGTGGGGGCTTCTACAAACAACACGCCCGTTCGCTGACCCAATTCAAGGAATTGCAGTATGCTACGGATGTCGATCTCGTCAAGCGTACCTTGCAGCATGGCTTTGAGAAGCTTTGGTTGCATCAATCACGAGCCTGGCAATAATCAAGTGAGCGATTGGGGCGCAACGGACAAGTTCGGCATCGACCTCAAGACGCAGCGGGGATTAAGAGTGTGCTGTACATCGTGGAAGTCAAGCGACAGACTAAGACATTTATGGGTACTCCCAGGACGATGTTGAAGTTGCTGGGATGCCAGCGCAGCGACCAAGGTTGGAGTGCCGTTCAAGGTGACGAGACGCTGACACTTGAAGACGCAAGCATGAACTTCAATGAGGGTTCGCTGCTGTTAGTTGACCTCTCAAGCACCCGTCAATTGCAAGGGCGTCCCGAGTTGGCTGGTGCAAAGCTAGTGGGACTGTTGCAGAATCTCTCACGACTGGTGGAAAAGTCAAGAGGTCAGGAAGAGGAAATCGAACAGTGGAAGCAGTCTCTGACTTACCAAGCTCAGGAGCTTAATCGCCGCGAAATGGAGATGGAAAGTGCGGAGATGGAGTTGGAGGCGGCTCGCGATCGGATCGAGTCAATGGAAAAGGATCTTAGCCGCATAGAGCAAGAGCGTGCCGATCTCGAACGTTTGCGCGCCGATCTCGGTAGCCGCCCGGAGTTTCAAAGCGGTGCGTTGCTGGATGAGTCGCAGATGATGCAACTGCGCGGTGTTGTCGAGCAACTCTCAGCAATTGGTGGAGCGGTGCTCGAGCCAGCCCGGGAGGCCATTTCGATGGTCGAGCAGCAACAGCAGCAACTTGCCCAGCGCTCCGAGCAGCTCGACCGCGAACGTTTGGAAGCCCAGCATAAGACCAACGAAACCGAGCATCAGCTAAGACGATTGGGCGCTTTGCAACAGGAGCTGGGCGACCTACAAACAACTCTTGATGAAGTTCGTACGCAGTCGCGAGCTCAGGACCGGGTGCTGGAGAGCAAACAAGAAACTCTCAAGTTACTGGCTCGCCAACTCCAAGCTCAGAGTGAGTTGCGAGACTCTCTGGCCTATTTAGCAACGACATCGAATTTGGTCAAACTCACCCAAGCGCTAGATCTCGATGCGCTCGAGCAAATGCCTGTTGAGGATTTGCAGGGTACGGTCGATTCGCTTCAGCGCGACCTCGAAAAGGCTATTCCCTTCGTGAACGACCAAGAAGAAGAATTACGCTTTCAGTGCGGGCGCATTGAGGAACTACAGGAGCAACTACGGCAAGCTGGCGAGGTCGAGCGCTCGAGCGTCCAGCTGGAGCTGGAGGAGGAAATGGATCGCTATCGTTTTTTAGAAGAAACGCTTGTCGGTCAACGCCGAACGCTAAAGATCCGGGAGAATATCCTGGAACAACATCAGCACGTCTTAATGCGCCGACAGGGTTATTCTGTAGAGTCCGACGCGATCGAGCGCATCGATCTCGGTCCTGTCTTGCACCAACTTGAGGAGCGCCGCGCGCACCTTGAGGAAGAGCTACAACGCATCGACGGCACGATCGAGCAGCTGCGTTCGGGGGCGGGGCAATTACAGGAGCAGGTACGATTCTACGAGAGCCAGTGCGCTTCCAAACGTAAGGAAGTGCAAGTGGCCGAAGCAGTACTTCAGCAATTGCAGGCAGCGGCTGCCAGAGTGTGGGGCCAAGTTAATGCCAGCGAAGCGATGCTGCAGCAGCAACGAGATGCACTCCAGGCTACCCGCGAACGGCTCGAAGCAGTGGTGCTAGAGGTAGGTGGCAATCACTATCGAGAGGTGTTGGGCGAGGTGCAACGTGCACTGGGGTTGTTGGCACCCTCGGAGGTTAGCGCAAGCTGATCTAGAGCCACAGCGATCTCGTTGAAATAGAGTTGCTAAAATCGACTCGCTGCTGCTGCCGAAACTGCTTATGGACGCACCCTACCGCGGGTTTGTCGTGTCTCATACTCACTGGGACCGGGCTTGGTATTTGCCCTTCCAATCATTCCGTTTTCGGCTCGTTCGGGCGATAGACAGCTTGCTAGTGCTGCTGGATCGCGATCGGGGCTTTCGTGCGTTTGCCCTCGACGGTCAAACAGTCTTGCTAGAGGATTATCTGGAAATCCGCCCCGAGCGAGCGTCACACCTGCAGGAATATGTTAAATCCGGCCGCTTGTCGGTAGGACCGTGGTACACGATGCCCGACTTATTTCTAGCGAGCGGGGAAGCGATCGTACGCAACCTACAAATCGGGCAGCGATTGGCAGAGCAATTTGGCGGCAGCTTGGCGATCGGCTACGCCCCCGATCCATTCGGCCATTTCGCACAGATACCCCAGATTCTACGTGGGTTCGGCATCGACACCTACATTTTCATGCGCGGGCTGGATGCTGCGACAAAAAAGACGCACGGTGCCGTGTTCGACTGGGCGGCACCGGATGGCTCGACAGTGACGGCGGTTTACCAACGCGAAGGCTATTTCCCGATGGGTGCTTTGGGACATCCAAGTGTCTTCGGGCGCTTTGAAGGTCACAAGCCAGACATGGCACTGGCTGAGGAGAGAGTGAGAGGCGCGATCGCAACCATGGCACCGCTCCAGAGAGAATCGGCACTGTTGTTGAGCAATGGCTTCGATCACATGCCACCGCAGCCGGAGCTGCCGCACTTGCTGGCTCGATTAAATGCCGACCTCGACGAGATCGAATTGGAGCACGCGACCCTGTCGGAGTTTACGGACGCGCTGCAGCAGGAGCGAGGCGAACGCCAGGTTTACCGCGGCGATTTACTCGGTAACGCCGATCAGCCGATATTGTCGAGCGTGTATTCGACACGCATGTACCTCAAGCAGCAGAACCACCGCAGCCAACAATTGCTCGTGCAATATGTCGAACCTTTCAGTGTTTGGATGCAAGCAATGGGTTTGGGAGCCGACATCCGGCCGTTTTGGGAGCGAGCCTGGAAACTGTTGCTGCAGAACCATCCCCACGACGATATTTGCGGCTGTAGCGTCGATGCCGTCCACGACGATGCCGAGTACCGCACGCGCCAAATCGAGCAAATCGCCGATGCAATTCTCGTCGAGCACCTCGAACGTTTGCAGCAGTTCGGGTTTGCAGCTCCAGCCCAGACTGCCAGCCGCGGTTCTGACGTGTGGGTGTTCAATCCCCACCCGCATCAGCAGCGTTACCGAGTCATCACGAATGTTTTGTTCCCAAATCCAGATGGCGAATGGGGCGAACCGCCGCCCGAGCGCCAGCTAATCGGTTGCGACGGCGACGGTCGAACGCTGAACGTCGCAGTTCTCAATAGCGAGGCACCGGTGGTGCGATCGCGCTACCTGGAGACGACGTGGGGGCGCCGCTATGACGCGACCTTTGTTGTA
Coding sequences within:
- the hmpF gene encoding pilus motility taxis protein HmpF codes for the protein MLYIVEVKRQTKTFMGTPRTMLKLLGCQRSDQGWSAVQGDETLTLEDASMNFNEGSLLLVDLSSTRQLQGRPELAGAKLVGLLQNLSRLVEKSRGQEEEIEQWKQSLTYQAQELNRREMEMESAEMELEAARDRIESMEKDLSRIEQERADLERLRADLGSRPEFQSGALLDESQMMQLRGVVEQLSAIGGAVLEPAREAISMVEQQQQQLAQRSEQLDRERLEAQHKTNETEHQLRRLGALQQELGDLQTTLDEVRTQSRAQDRVLESKQETLKLLARQLQAQSELRDSLAYLATTSNLVKLTQALDLDALEQMPVEDLQGTVDSLQRDLEKAIPFVNDQEEELRFQCGRIEELQEQLRQAGEVERSSVQLELEEEMDRYRFLEETLVGQRRTLKIRENILEQHQHVLMRRQGYSVESDAIERIDLGPVLHQLEERRAHLEEELQRIDGTIEQLRSGAGQLQEQVRFYESQCASKRKEVQVAEAVLQQLQAAAARVWGQVNASEAMLQQQRDALQATRERLEAVVLEVGGNHYREVLGEVQRALGLLAPSEVSAS
- a CDS encoding alpha-mannosidase encodes the protein MDAPYRGFVVSHTHWDRAWYLPFQSFRFRLVRAIDSLLVLLDRDRGFRAFALDGQTVLLEDYLEIRPERASHLQEYVKSGRLSVGPWYTMPDLFLASGEAIVRNLQIGQRLAEQFGGSLAIGYAPDPFGHFAQIPQILRGFGIDTYIFMRGLDAATKKTHGAVFDWAAPDGSTVTAVYQREGYFPMGALGHPSVFGRFEGHKPDMALAEERVRGAIATMAPLQRESALLLSNGFDHMPPQPELPHLLARLNADLDEIELEHATLSEFTDALQQERGERQVYRGDLLGNADQPILSSVYSTRMYLKQQNHRSQQLLVQYVEPFSVWMQAMGLGADIRPFWERAWKLLLQNHPHDDICGCSVDAVHDDAEYRTRQIEQIADAILVEHLERLQQFGFAAPAQTASRGSDVWVFNPHPHQQRYRVITNVLFPNPDGEWGEPPPERQLIGCDGDGRTLNVAVLNSEAPVVRSRYLETTWGRRYDATFVVNVPPLGYQLVRLNELDAPIAPAVEPPSPVLENASYRVEVVGDRVELTEKETGTFFPNVLQFEYQLDRGDTYSFGPAPECGPWWATLMGASWHPQRCDLLQLRYALDVPLSADADTTTNLELNVWLELDETRSLAVTVMYENCARDGRLRAVFPVGFATDTSLADGHFRLAERCKPPQRTPESDPECYGTYPGELDYPTHHQGDFVLVEGATHRVWIANRGLPEYELLDPEGDTRVAVTLHRAVGYLSVGGGRIRPCQAGPSVPTPGAQCLRSLRAELAFGVGTIAREIAIRCARAFAHPAWVREMPYLPYVKGDAETRLPRSGTLLRSENPWILLSALKPTEHDQICVLRVCNLSDRLQTARLQLGFPAAAYCRTTLYETWDESSAQLLSENRIELVLEPYQIASLAIALGN